Below is a window of Tolypothrix bouteillei VB521301 DNA.
CATATGCATCGCGGAAGTTACCAATAATACACGACGAATCCCACGGGACTGGAGAATTTTTTTCACATTGACTGCATTTTGATAGGTATTTAAGGAATCAGGCTCTTGCACGAGTGCCTCTGCTGGTATACCAATGGAAGATAGGATTGACGCCATATCTCCCGACTCAGATGGACCCCTACCCCGCCAATCAATCCGACCACCACTGAGGACGATCGCGGGTGCTTTTTTTTGCAAATAGAGTTGAGCCGCATAAAGAACGCGATCGCCCGCTTCATTTAAATCTACAGTTGGGCGGGGAGGAAAAGCTGATTTCGTTGCGCCACCTAAAACCACAATAGCTTCTGCATTTGGAATTCCACCTGGAATATTTTGCCATTCCAGAGAACGCACAAGACTTCGAGCCACCCAGCTGTTACTACTGACTAACAACACCACGAGCGACAGCACAATAAAAAAAGCGGCTGTGCGGGGTCGCTTCCACAACATAATGAAAGCTATCAGCATACACACACAAGCTAGCCCCAGTGGGTAGAAAAATAGCGGTAATAATTTGGACAGATATAGGAACATGGATTGCTAATTGTTAACTGCTAATAGCTAATGGTGAGACCAGAGAAAGCAGGCGGTGAGACCAGTGCTGTAGGCGGGTCTCCCGCGCCCTGGCTACTGGTGAGTCCAGCCCTGTAGGCGGGTTTCCCGCGCCCTGGGGACTGGCGAACCCAGAGGGCGAACCCGAAGAGCTAATGGTAGTTAACTATTAGTCATTAGCCATTAGTCATTAGCCATTAGCCATTAGCCATTAGCCATTAGCCATTAGCTATTAGCCAAGTTTACCTTTCCCAAAACCGGAGGTTAATGCCTCCACTGGAACGGCGACGGAATTTACGGGTGGTTTTTCTAACTTGTCGCCTGACTGGTTTGTCATCGGGAAGAGTAGCTTCTGCTTCTTCCATATCACCTGTCGGTAGCTGAGTTCTGGT
It encodes the following:
- a CDS encoding YdcF family protein, which gives rise to MFLYLSKLLPLFFYPLGLACVCMLIAFIMLWKRPRTAAFFIVLSLVVLLVSSNSWVARSLVRSLEWQNIPGGIPNAEAIVVLGGATKSAFPPRPTVDLNEAGDRVLYAAQLYLQKKAPAIVLSGGRIDWRGRGPSESGDMASILSSIGIPAEALVQEPDSLNTYQNAVNVKKILQSRGIRRVLLVTSAMHMPRSLLIFKRQGIDAFPAPTDFLVSEGELQELTSSPKSAILNLLPSVDNLEMLTAAIKEYVGIVAYGLRGWL